The Corynebacterium confusum genome has a window encoding:
- a CDS encoding DUF294 nucleotidyltransferase-like domain-containing protein, with protein sequence MSVEITEVRTFLAAHEPFARLPGAVLDALPARLTMRYARRGEVFVEPGAPNDFLYVIRSGAVDIMDADGVLLDRRDAGQCFGYSTLVGKNSSRYRMEAVEDSLVLALPRAGFAELAQRHPDVDRYFSSQSRRIRAEAKKLTDTEHAEILRQRVTDLPLQEPVTAAAEEGIADAARRMTEHNVSCLVVTHSVDGSARGIVTDRDLRARVVAAGIDPTQPLSTVMTAPVATVRPDSLVMEALLVMAEKSIHHVPVVDGEQVVAVLLQADIARTLQEDPLYVAADFHRCEAGAELAAAFAHSRQLAARYVRRNASPEETAGVLTLGADALARRLCTLAERELGTPPVDYAFVAVGSQGRREVGFASDQDNALVLASDYDESRDGEYFARFSELVCQGLADAGQPLCPGDMMASNPEWRMPVGAWEATFRCWVQAPQPDALLHAQVFFDLRAVAGSVELAAGVHRGAVAAGQASRRTHAHLASLAARREPPLTFFKGFVVDRSGDYAHTLDVKKGGLAVVVQMARLHALVSGSTAVDTRSRLADAAGQSVSQQGAADLRDAFDYLTSITLEHQAGQHARGEQPDYHLSPKELSRNQREHLRDAFQIIKGQQNALATKYPVRNI encoded by the coding sequence ATGAGCGTGGAGATTACCGAGGTCCGCACCTTCCTAGCCGCCCACGAGCCCTTCGCCCGCCTGCCGGGCGCGGTGCTCGACGCCCTGCCCGCGCGTCTGACCATGCGCTACGCCCGCCGGGGCGAGGTCTTCGTGGAGCCGGGCGCGCCCAACGATTTTCTCTACGTCATCCGGTCTGGCGCCGTGGACATCATGGACGCCGACGGGGTGCTGCTAGACCGGCGCGACGCCGGCCAGTGCTTCGGTTATTCCACGCTGGTGGGGAAGAATTCCTCCCGCTACCGGATGGAGGCCGTCGAGGACAGCCTGGTGCTGGCCCTGCCGCGCGCCGGTTTCGCGGAGCTGGCCCAGCGCCACCCGGACGTGGACCGCTATTTCTCCTCCCAGTCCCGCCGCATCCGGGCGGAGGCGAAGAAACTCACCGACACCGAACACGCCGAGATCCTGCGCCAGCGCGTGACCGACCTGCCGCTGCAGGAGCCGGTCACCGCCGCAGCCGAAGAGGGCATCGCCGATGCCGCCCGCCGCATGACCGAGCACAACGTCTCCTGCCTGGTGGTCACCCATTCCGTCGACGGCAGCGCGCGCGGGATCGTCACCGACCGGGATCTGCGCGCCCGCGTGGTGGCGGCCGGCATCGACCCGACCCAGCCGTTGTCGACGGTGATGACTGCACCGGTGGCCACGGTGCGCCCCGACAGCCTCGTGATGGAGGCGCTTTTGGTCATGGCCGAAAAGTCCATCCACCACGTGCCCGTGGTCGATGGGGAGCAGGTGGTGGCGGTGCTGCTTCAGGCGGACATCGCGCGCACGCTGCAAGAAGACCCGCTCTACGTCGCCGCGGACTTCCACCGCTGCGAGGCCGGCGCGGAGCTGGCCGCCGCCTTCGCGCACTCGCGCCAGCTAGCCGCCCGCTACGTGCGCCGCAACGCCTCCCCGGAGGAAACCGCCGGGGTGCTCACCCTGGGCGCGGACGCGTTGGCTAGGCGCCTGTGCACCCTGGCCGAGCGCGAGCTCGGCACCCCGCCGGTGGATTACGCCTTCGTCGCCGTCGGCTCCCAGGGCCGCCGTGAGGTCGGCTTCGCCTCCGACCAGGACAACGCGCTGGTTCTAGCCAGCGACTACGACGAATCCCGCGACGGCGAGTACTTCGCCCGCTTCTCCGAGTTAGTCTGCCAGGGCCTGGCAGACGCCGGCCAGCCGCTGTGCCCGGGCGATATGATGGCCAGCAACCCGGAGTGGCGGATGCCCGTGGGCGCCTGGGAGGCGACGTTCCGCTGCTGGGTCCAGGCCCCGCAGCCCGACGCGCTGCTGCACGCCCAGGTCTTTTTCGACCTGCGGGCGGTGGCGGGCAGCGTGGAGCTGGCCGCCGGGGTCCACCGCGGGGCCGTGGCCGCGGGGCAGGCCTCTCGGCGCACGCACGCCCACCTGGCCAGCCTGGCCGCCCGCCGCGAGCCGCCGCTGACGTTTTTCAAAGGCTTCGTGGTGGACCGCTCCGGCGACTACGCGCACACCCTCGACGTGAAGAAGGGCGGGCTCGCCGTCGTGGTGCAGATGGCCCGCCTGCACGCGCTGGTCTCCGGCAGCACGGCGGTCGATACGCGCAGCCGGCTAGCCGATGCTGCCGGCCAGAGCGTCAGCCAGCAGGGCGCGGCCGACCTGCGCGACGCCTTCGACTATCTGACCAGCATTACCCTAGAACACCAGGCCGGCCAGCACGCTCGCGGCGAGCAGCCGGACTACCACCTGTCGCCGAAGGAGCTTAGCCGCAACCAGCGCGAGCACCTGCGCGACGCCTTCCAGATCATCAAGGGCCAGCAAAACGCCCTGGCCACCAAGTACCCGGTCCGCAATATCTAG
- a CDS encoding exonuclease domain-containing protein has translation MALFRRPRLDLGAPARSTPLEELELLAVDMETTGLNPRRDRIVSVGWVPVRGRVIDLAGAGYHVVRGAEVGESATIHLLTDDALADGEAEDEVLESLFAALRGRVLLAHFAGLEVGFVNAAAQRHRGRVPRLEVVDTFGLERRHMERMGTYPRGEDLRLTNVRARYGLPAYGSHNALGDALACAELYLAIVSGMRVGTLKEIQRGVQIKGT, from the coding sequence ATGGCGCTTTTTCGCCGCCCCCGCCTGGACTTGGGCGCCCCGGCACGGTCCACGCCGCTGGAGGAGCTGGAGCTGTTAGCAGTCGACATGGAGACCACCGGGCTGAACCCGCGCCGCGACCGGATCGTCTCGGTCGGCTGGGTACCGGTGCGCGGGCGGGTCATCGACTTGGCAGGCGCGGGCTATCACGTGGTGCGCGGGGCCGAGGTGGGCGAGTCGGCCACCATCCACCTGCTCACTGACGACGCCCTGGCCGACGGCGAGGCCGAAGACGAGGTCCTGGAGTCTCTTTTCGCCGCCCTGCGCGGGCGGGTGTTGCTGGCGCACTTTGCCGGGCTGGAGGTCGGGTTTGTGAACGCTGCGGCGCAGCGCCACCGCGGGAGAGTGCCGCGTCTGGAGGTGGTGGACACCTTCGGGCTCGAGCGCCGCCACATGGAACGCATGGGGACGTACCCGCGCGGGGAGGACCTTCGCTTAACAAACGTGCGTGCGCGCTACGGTTTGCCGGCCTACGGCAGCCACAACGCGCTGGGTGACGCCCTCGCCTGCGCCGAGCTCTACCTGGCGATTGTCAGCGGGATGCGGGTGGGAACGCTCAAAGAGATCCAGCGCGGCGTGCAGATCAAAGGAACCTAA
- a CDS encoding fumarylacetoacetate hydrolase family protein codes for MRLGRIAHPEGICFAIIEGEDELVAKEIADTPFTTPKPTGREWKLDEVRLLAPTLPTKVVALGRNYADHVAEVFKESAEHLPPTIFVKPSTAVIGPDNAIKIPEFATRVEFEGELAVVISKPSKNIKAENWRDHVLGYTICNDVSSRDLQFSDGQWARAKGIDTFCPLGPWIETDLDTLDLDNTKINAYLTHEGQREQKQDSNTNQMIVKMGGILEEISASMTLLPGDVITTGSPAGTAPMTPGDHIEIEIPGIGSLSNPIARA; via the coding sequence ATGCGTTTAGGACGAATTGCACACCCAGAAGGAATCTGTTTCGCCATCATCGAGGGCGAGGACGAACTCGTCGCGAAGGAAATCGCGGACACCCCGTTTACCACCCCGAAGCCGACGGGTCGGGAGTGGAAGCTGGACGAGGTGCGCCTGCTGGCCCCGACGCTGCCGACCAAGGTGGTCGCCTTGGGCCGCAACTACGCGGACCACGTGGCCGAGGTCTTCAAGGAGTCCGCGGAGCACCTGCCGCCGACGATCTTCGTGAAGCCGTCGACCGCCGTCATCGGCCCGGACAACGCCATCAAGATCCCGGAGTTCGCCACCCGCGTGGAATTCGAGGGTGAGCTGGCCGTGGTCATCTCCAAGCCGTCGAAGAATATTAAGGCTGAGAACTGGCGCGACCACGTGCTGGGCTACACCATCTGCAACGACGTCTCCTCCCGCGACCTGCAGTTCTCCGACGGCCAGTGGGCCCGCGCCAAGGGTATTGATACCTTCTGTCCGCTGGGGCCGTGGATCGAGACCGACCTGGACACCCTGGATCTAGACAACACCAAGATCAACGCCTACCTGACTCACGAGGGACAGCGGGAGCAGAAGCAGGACTCGAACACCAACCAGATGATCGTCAAGATGGGCGGCATCCTGGAAGAGATCTCCGCCTCGATGACCCTGCTGCCGGGCGATGTCATCACCACCGGTTCGCCGGCGGGCACGGCCCCGATGACGCCGGGCGATCACATCGAGATCGAGATCCCGGGCATCGGTTCGCTGTCCAACCCCATCGCGCGCGCTTAG
- a CDS encoding isochorismate synthase — protein MHENRPSTAPDFLLSRATGSVRTQGCAQSYTDPWEAAQALRESRHEIVVGAIPFNADEPAALTVPRSIIREDGPLEPHAYYRRGHLNAEISGVDPEPQEHLRRVEAAVSTIQSSRLEKVVLARAVDIAFAEPVDPRLVAARLIDNSSHRDGFIADLSPAGRTGAMLVGSSPEVLIKKQGSTVSAFPLAGSAARHADAAADARAAETLRGSAKDQAEHAFVVEHLRHILEPLCSHLDCPETPQLLSTTEMWHLGTPITGTLADSSTNALELALRVHPTPAICGTPTAAAEALIHTAETDRGFYAGAVGWCDSAGDGEYMVAIRCAEVAGDGMSARAWAGGGIVADSDPDTELEETTAKLRTILATLGL, from the coding sequence ATGCATGAAAACCGGCCATCGACCGCGCCCGATTTCCTCCTCTCGCGCGCCACGGGGTCCGTGCGCACCCAGGGCTGCGCGCAGTCCTACACGGACCCGTGGGAGGCGGCGCAGGCTCTGCGCGAGTCCCGCCACGAGATAGTGGTCGGGGCTATCCCCTTCAACGCGGACGAGCCCGCCGCCCTGACGGTGCCGCGGTCTATCATCCGCGAGGACGGGCCCCTCGAGCCGCACGCCTACTACCGGCGCGGCCACCTCAACGCGGAGATCTCCGGGGTGGATCCGGAACCGCAGGAGCACCTGCGCCGCGTCGAGGCCGCCGTGTCCACCATCCAGAGCTCCCGCCTGGAGAAGGTCGTGCTGGCCCGCGCCGTCGATATCGCCTTCGCGGAACCGGTCGACCCGCGCCTGGTCGCCGCGCGGCTTATCGATAATTCCTCCCACCGCGACGGATTCATCGCGGATCTGAGCCCGGCGGGCCGCACCGGCGCCATGCTGGTCGGCTCCTCCCCCGAGGTCCTTATCAAGAAGCAGGGCTCGACCGTCTCGGCCTTCCCCCTGGCCGGGTCCGCGGCGCGCCATGCCGACGCCGCCGCCGATGCCCGCGCCGCCGAAACCCTGCGCGGGTCCGCCAAGGACCAGGCCGAGCACGCCTTCGTGGTCGAGCACCTGCGGCACATCCTGGAGCCGCTGTGCTCGCACCTGGATTGCCCGGAGACCCCGCAGCTGCTGAGTACCACCGAGATGTGGCACCTAGGCACCCCGATTACCGGTACGCTGGCGGATTCTTCCACCAACGCTCTGGAGCTGGCCCTGCGGGTGCACCCCACCCCGGCCATTTGCGGGACCCCGACGGCCGCGGCCGAAGCCCTCATCCACACCGCGGAGACCGACCGCGGCTTCTACGCCGGCGCGGTCGGCTGGTGCGACTCGGCCGGCGACGGCGAATACATGGTGGCCATCCGCTGCGCCGAGGTCGCCGGCGACGGCATGAGCGCGCGAGCCTGGGCCGGCGGGGGCATCGTGGCGGATTCCGACCCGGACACGGAGCTGGAAGAAACCACAGCCAAGCTGCGCACCATCCTGGCCACGCTCGGCCTCTAG
- a CDS encoding anchored repeat-type ABC transporter permease subunit has product MLEVSIAQFFADLANPQLSFLLRAVIIAVVAAVVCGLVGGYVVLRGMAFIGDAVSHAVFPGLTIAFSLQVSLLAGGAVAGGVVAVLIALFSRRDSLKTDAVIGIFFAAAFALGNVIISRQEGYTASLTSFLFGSLTGTSASQIWIALAVAAAVGAFLFACGPQLRAVCLDRESARALGLPVTALDIALYLAITAAIVISVNTVGNVLVLALLITPAATARLVCDRLTPMLWLAAALGAAGSVVGIYLAWAIDLPAGATIVLTLTALFLCVWALAPLKGRRRASHRVESVPTP; this is encoded by the coding sequence ATGCTCGAGGTCTCTATCGCCCAGTTCTTCGCGGACCTGGCCAACCCGCAGCTGTCCTTCCTCCTGCGGGCGGTCATCATCGCGGTGGTCGCCGCGGTGGTCTGCGGCCTAGTCGGCGGCTATGTCGTCCTGCGCGGGATGGCGTTTATCGGCGACGCCGTCTCCCACGCCGTCTTCCCCGGCCTAACCATCGCCTTTAGCCTGCAGGTCTCCCTGTTGGCCGGCGGGGCCGTGGCCGGCGGCGTGGTGGCCGTGCTCATCGCGCTGTTTTCCCGCCGCGACAGCCTCAAGACCGACGCGGTCATCGGCATCTTCTTCGCCGCGGCGTTTGCGCTGGGCAACGTCATCATCTCCCGGCAGGAGGGCTACACCGCGTCCCTGACCAGTTTCCTCTTCGGCTCGCTGACGGGCACCTCCGCGTCCCAAATCTGGATCGCGCTCGCGGTGGCCGCGGCCGTCGGAGCCTTCCTGTTTGCCTGCGGACCGCAGCTGCGAGCGGTCTGCCTCGACCGGGAATCCGCCCGCGCGCTGGGCCTGCCGGTTACGGCCCTGGACATCGCGCTCTACCTGGCGATTACCGCCGCGATTGTCATCTCCGTCAACACCGTGGGCAACGTGCTGGTCCTCGCCCTGCTCATCACCCCGGCGGCCACCGCTCGGCTGGTCTGCGACCGGCTGACCCCCATGCTGTGGTTGGCCGCCGCCCTGGGCGCGGCCGGCAGCGTGGTGGGCATCTACCTGGCCTGGGCCATCGACCTGCCCGCCGGGGCCACCATCGTTTTGACCCTGACCGCCCTGTTCTTATGCGTGTGGGCCCTGGCACCGCTCAAGGGCCGCCGCCGCGCCAGCCACCGAGTAGAAAGCGTGCCAACACCATGA
- a CDS encoding anchored repeat-type ABC transporter ATP-binding subunit produces the protein MHKDSETVLDAEGVEVSFGSRSVVRDASLRIHRGELVGLLGPNGAGKTTFMRACLGLVPHRGTVGFTRRFGYVPQRHEVEWSFPCTVHEAVLLGRVRLVGWLKRPGPRDRQAVHRALEQTNLAELARRPIAELSGGQRQRVLIARALATEPELLVLDEPFTGLDAPNIEQLLDLFARLVAAGTTIVMSTHNLAEAVHTCPRLVLFNRTVVADGPVAQVRADPAAWVKAFGVRTTSPLLATLGVC, from the coding sequence GTGCATAAGGACTCGGAAACGGTCCTCGACGCGGAAGGCGTGGAGGTTTCTTTCGGCTCCCGGTCGGTGGTGCGGGACGCGTCGTTGCGCATTCACCGCGGGGAGCTGGTCGGCTTGCTGGGCCCAAACGGGGCGGGCAAGACCACCTTCATGCGCGCCTGCCTGGGGCTTGTGCCCCACCGCGGCACGGTAGGGTTCACCCGGCGCTTCGGCTACGTCCCCCAGCGCCACGAGGTCGAGTGGTCCTTTCCGTGCACAGTCCACGAAGCCGTGCTGCTCGGCCGGGTGAGGCTGGTCGGGTGGCTCAAGCGCCCGGGGCCGCGCGACCGGCAGGCCGTACACCGCGCGCTGGAACAGACCAACCTGGCCGAACTCGCCCGGCGCCCCATCGCGGAGCTGTCCGGCGGGCAGCGCCAACGCGTACTCATCGCCCGGGCCCTGGCCACCGAGCCGGAGCTGCTGGTCCTCGACGAGCCCTTCACGGGCCTGGACGCGCCCAATATCGAGCAGCTCCTCGACCTCTTCGCTCGCCTCGTGGCTGCGGGCACCACGATTGTCATGTCCACGCACAACCTCGCCGAGGCCGTCCACACCTGCCCGCGGCTGGTGCTGTTCAACCGCACCGTCGTCGCCGACGGGCCGGTGGCACAGGTCCGCGCGGATCCCGCGGCCTGGGTCAAGGCCTTCGGCGTGCGCACCACCTCCCCGCTGCTGGCGACGTTGGGGGTGTGCTAG
- a CDS encoding choice-of-anchor M domain-containing protein: MTRIHPTCYLRAPRALVAAAAVACLAAGPTAWPAQAGDLAQVVGGDEAVAPAGDEATIDHGHVDIGAQVIDGQAKFLARDDSAAAPVWRHLDDVVFRVGDAAQLTVPDGDDFSFVGAQGSSPVWTVPQTEIADVPWLGWNTQAPSLVETVDRGVDMEFLGHSGPGEFSLFLQNGGFEPPEVLWSTKAGKADSFWVDSGTHTHANWVFTDPGIHQVGIRLHAQTRSGEDLSTDGILTFAVGSAADADPAQAHQAQWDQAAARTGAEEGPAPHWLIGAGLAVAALVAIAVVAVVLRRRKEEGRA; encoded by the coding sequence ATGACACGAATCCATCCCACCTGTTACCTGCGCGCGCCCCGCGCGCTCGTGGCTGCCGCCGCCGTCGCCTGCCTTGCCGCCGGCCCTACCGCCTGGCCCGCCCAGGCCGGGGACCTGGCCCAGGTCGTCGGAGGCGACGAGGCGGTCGCCCCGGCCGGGGACGAAGCCACCATCGACCACGGGCACGTTGACATCGGCGCCCAGGTCATCGACGGGCAGGCCAAGTTTCTCGCCCGCGACGATTCCGCAGCAGCGCCGGTCTGGCGCCACCTGGACGACGTGGTCTTCCGCGTAGGCGATGCCGCCCAGCTGACCGTGCCGGACGGCGACGATTTCTCCTTCGTCGGCGCGCAAGGCTCGTCGCCGGTCTGGACCGTGCCACAGACCGAGATCGCGGATGTACCGTGGCTGGGCTGGAACACGCAGGCCCCCTCCCTGGTCGAGACCGTCGACCGCGGCGTGGACATGGAGTTTCTGGGCCACAGCGGCCCGGGCGAATTCTCCCTCTTCCTGCAGAACGGGGGTTTCGAGCCGCCCGAGGTCCTCTGGTCGACGAAGGCGGGCAAGGCGGATAGCTTTTGGGTGGATTCCGGCACGCACACGCACGCCAACTGGGTCTTCACGGACCCCGGCATCCACCAGGTTGGTATCCGACTGCACGCACAGACCCGAAGCGGCGAGGACTTGAGCACCGACGGCATCCTGACCTTCGCCGTCGGATCCGCGGCGGACGCGGACCCCGCCCAGGCGCACCAGGCGCAGTGGGACCAGGCTGCCGCCCGCACGGGCGCCGAGGAAGGCCCTGCCCCGCACTGGCTTATCGGCGCCGGGCTGGCGGTGGCTGCACTCGTCGCCATCGCGGTGGTCGCGGTAGTGCTGCGCCGGCGCAAGGAGGAAGGCCGTGCATAA